GAGCGAGGATGCGTCCGGCATGCGGCAATCAATCGTTCCCCTCCGGCTGCGCGGGCGAGATCCCGCCGTGGCGATCGCCTTCGCCTGCATCCTCCTTCTGCTGCTTGGTGGATCGATCTATTCCTCCAACTTCCTGTCGCCCGATTACCTGTTGCAACAGTTGAAGGTCGCCTCGTTCCTCGGCGTCATTGCGACGGGCATGATGATGGTCATCTTGCTTGGACAGATCGATCTTTCGGTTCCATGGACAGTGACCGCCGGCGCGATGATGGCATGCGCCGCGACAGCCTATGGAACCAGCGGCTCGTTCCTTGCCATTCCCTTCGGAATTGCTTGCGGCGCAGCGATCGGTTTCGTCAACGGGCTTGCCGTGGCGTACCTGCGCATTCCCTCGATGATCATCACGCTTGCGACGAATGCCGTCGTGCAAGGGTTGATGGTCGTCTACACCGGCGGCTTCTCACCGCAGGATTCGGCTACCCCGGCGATGCGCTTCCTTGCGACCGGCCATACGATCCCGTCCGTCCCGAACGGCGTCCTTGTCTGGCTTGCCGTCGGCATCCTCGCCGTCTTCCTGCTGACCAGAACCACGTTCGGCCGCTCGCTTTACGCGATCGGAAACCGGGAACGGGCCGCCTATATGTCGGGCATCGACACCCGGCGCATTGCCTTGCTCGCCTTCGTGATTTCGGGGTCGCTCAGCGCGCTTGGCGGCGTGTTGCTTGCCGGTTACGCGTCCAAGGCATCGCAGTCGATGGGGGACGCCTATCTGCTGCCGTCGATCGCAGCCGTAGTCCTCGGCGGAACCCATGTTCTCGGCGGCAAGGGGTCCTACCTTGGAACGGTCGCGGGCGTCATCCTGATCACGCTGCTGCAGTCAATCCTCTCAGTAATGCAGATTGAAGAGGCCGGCCGACAGCTGATCTACGGAGTGGTCATCATCGGCATGCTACTGCTCTACGGCCGGCAGAAGCCGAACTGAAGGCTGCTCGTTCGGCTTTGTCTTCCAGCAGCGCGTGGACGATTTGGCTGGCGGGAAGCTGCCCTTCAATCGTCAATGGCACCGCCCAATCAAACCCATGACGTCCCAGGGAGTGGTGGAAGAAACGGTGAGGCCGTGCTCCCCGGCAAGAGCCGGAGGAAGGATCTCGGCGTGCGACTGCAGGCAAGCTGATTTGCGGCCTCGGATTGCGCGCAGGCCGCTTCGGCGGTGGTGCCGGAACCTAACACCCCCAGCGCAACGCGGCGGTTGCAACCGGCGAATCCCATAGGGCAAACTCCTCGTCGCTGAGGAAGGCGAGCGTGACGGAAAGGCCCTGCATGTCGAGCGACGTGGCGTAAGTGCCGACAAGCGAGCGCTCGATCCGCAGGCCGTGGTCGACCATGAAGCGGTGAGCAGCGTTGTAGGCGAGATAGAGTTCGGCCGGTGGCGTGCCGCCAAGCCCGTTGACGAAAAGCAATGCTTTATCGGCGGTTCGGGCGATATCGTTGAGGATCGTGTTGCTCAGATGCCTGACGATGTTGTCGGCGTTGGAGAAGGGCTCTCTCGAATGGCCCGGCTCCCCATGAATGCCGACGCCCACTTCCATTTCGCTCGGTCCGAGCGCGAAAGTTGTGCGCTGCGTGTGCGGGACCGTCACGCCGGTCAGGGCGACGCCCATCGATCGGATGCGTGGAGCGAGGCCGTCGCCGAGGCCTTTCAGTTCGGAGAGGGTCATGCCTCGTTCGGCCGCTGCGCCGAGAAGCCTCTCTATGATCAGTGTACCGGCGACGCCACGGCGGCCGCGCCCGTCGCCTGTCCTTGCCGTTTCGATGTCGTCGCTGATGATCACCGTTTCAATTTTGTGGCGGCTGGATGACATCTCTACCGCCATTTCGAAATTCATGACGTCGCCGTCATAGTTCTTCACTACCAGCAGGCATCCGGCCCCGGTGTCCGCTTCCTCGATGGCGCTCACGATCTGGCTCGGCGTGGGAGACGTGAAAATGTGCCCGACGCAAGCCGCATCGAGCATGCCGCGGCCGACGAAGCCGATGTGCATTGGCTCATGACCCGCGCCGCCGCCGGATATGATCGCCACCTTGCCCGGAACCATGTGGCGACGGCGGATAAACTTGCGGTCGACGCCGAACACAACGAACTCCTCATGGGCACGCACAAAGCCTTCGAGGCTTTCGGCGACCATGGTTTCTGCTGTGTTGATGAACTTCTTCATCAAGCCCCTCCCAAGGCGATAATCGTCTCAGTCTTGTCGCACCAAGCGCAACGCCATTCACTCCGGCGGTCCGGAAATTGCGGCAATCTTCTGCACCAGATCGGCGATTGCTTCCTCCAGCAGTCGGTTGCGTCGCTCGTCGCCGAAATCAGGGACCATGAGTGAAAGATGCCGCAGTTTTTCCGAGGCGCCAAGCTCCGGCAGTTTGCCGGGATGCGCATTCTGGTAGGCCTCCAGAAAACGCTCCTGTTCGGCGGTGCTGACATGACAGACCCGGAAGATCGTCGCGAGATGCCGCGCAGGAAGAGGCGTCGCGTAGGTCGGGCTTGTTATCTGCGTAACGAAGCTGCGGTGCTTACCCAATTCCGTGGCCAGTCGCTGACGGGTTCCAGAAGGTCGGTTGTCGATGATCTGCGCCAGAATTGACTTATAGGTGATAATGGCGTCTTCGGTGTCTTCGCGCGCCATCTTATTCTCCGGCTGCCTTTGTCCCACCGGCATTCAAACCGACGATTGCCGATCTTATCGCGGGAAGTTGAGCGGGCGCCATGGAAAAATGCCGGATGCCGGCGGCCAGCAGTTCGGCTGTCCAGCGCGGATCGCCGGCCATGTCGCCGCAGATGCTGAGCGGTTTGCTACCGGCAAGTTTTACGGCATAAGCGAGCAGGCGCAGTACAGCCGGAGCGGTCTTCTCTCGGTGTGCGGCGAAATCGGCATCTTCGCGGGTCGAGGCGGCGAGATACTGCGCGAGGTCGTTGGTGCCGAATGAAAAGAAGTCCGCGCCTTCGAACTGCTCGAGCATGAACGCGGCGGCCGGCACTTCCACCATCATGCCAATCGAAGGCAGGCGGTGCGGCACGCCCCGGCGCGCAAGCTCGGCGGCCTCTTCTCGAAAGATCTGCCGCATATCATCGACTTCCGACGGAAAGGTCACCATCGGCAGCATGACGCGCAGATGACCGAAGATGGCGGCCCGCAACAACGCACGCACTTGAACGCGCGTGATCTCTGGCCGGGCAAGAAGAAGACGGATGCCGCGCAATGCGGGCGAAGCTGCGAGGCCGGGGAGCGGCTTGTCGCCGCCGACATCCAGCATGCGGATCGTCACCGATCTGCCGTCGGCCCAGTCAAGGACGCGCCGGTAGATGGCGAGTTGCTTCTCCTCGTTTGCCGCATCAGCGAGTGACGCGACTGCGAATTCGGAGCGCATCAATCCGATGCCGGCCGCCGTCGTTGGGGCGATCCCGTCGATTTCCTCGAGGGCGTTGAGATTGATAGACAACAGAATCTGCGCGCCATCCGACGTCTGCAGCATCCCGTTGTCAGTCGGTACTGTGCTTGATACTGGAAGCTCGGGCCGGATTGGCGCTGCGCCCTCCTTGCCCTTCTGAAGGACGATCACGCCTGCATCTCCATCAACGCGTATATGTTGGCCGCCAGCGGTGACGAAACGTCCCGCGCCGATAACCATCGGGACCGACCGTGATCTGGCAAGAAGGGCGACGTGGCCCGCGGCACTGCCGGCGTAGAGCGCAATGCCGCCGCCTGCAGACCAGTCATGTGCGAGAAAGCGGCTGGGCTCCATGTCCTTGCCGACATAGATAGATCCGGCCGGAAAGTCCTTTACCGGCGTTCCCGTCAGCGCCGCCAGTACGCGATTTTTGATGTCCAGAATATCGACGGCGCGTGCCCGCAGCTGGTCTTCTTCAGCGCTTTCCAGTTCACGGATGTATCCGTCGAGTGTCCCGACCCACGCGAATACGACATTCTCGCCCGCATCGATACGCACACCTGCCATTTCGGCGATCGTCGGATCGCGAAGCACTTCGAGCTGAAAATCGATGATGTCGCCGCCTTCTGCGTCCGTGCCTGTGGCAAGGTTTTGAAGCTCCTCGGTAGCGGTTTCGATGGCCGCTGCCAGCTCCGCGTGCCCCGAAACGGCCGATTGTGACAGGGCAGCGGCAGCCGGCTGTTCCGCGATATAGGCCGGCCCGGATGCGACGCCCGGAGAGGCGCTCGTTGCTTGCAATCTAAGCGGTGCGGCCATGTTTCTTTTCTTCATCAAAGTTACGCTCGATGAGGTCCTTCAATGCCCGGATTGCCTCTTCTGCGAGGATTCCGTCGGCGCGGATCTTCAGCATGGATCCCTTGCGGATCCTGGCGCCCATGATCTTGATGATGCTCTTGCCGTTCAGCCAGACGTCGCTGCCATTGACGGCGACTTCGATCGAGCAGGGAAACGACTTTGCCAGCCGCGTGAACGTCACCGAGGGGCGGGCGTGCAAGCCTACCCCGTGCTTCACTTCGACCTCCGTCTGGCAACTGGCATGCACTTGTTCGGCCTCCCGATTTTCTTTGCGCAATCCGCCGCTCATCACGGTGACAGTTCCTCTGCTGTCGCTACAACCTTTGCCAGCGATGCCCCGCCGGAGGCCTCGGCAGCGGCGATGACGGCGCCTTCCACCACCGGAGCATTGCAGATCGAGATGAGCTTTGCGCGCGGCAAACCGAGCATTTCGATGGCCATCTCGCTGTTGGTTTCGGCCCCGCCAAGGTCGACGAAAACGGCGACACCCGCCTCTGACCAGGCCTCCTCTATGGCTGTCAGGATACCGCCGGCATCCGTGCCGAGCTCTCCGCGACTATTGCCGCCCGACCAGGCGAGCGGCACGCTGTCGCCCACCATCTGCCGCACCATGTCGGCCGTGCCTTGCGCGACCAGCGGCGAGTGGGAGACGATCACAATCCCGACGTTTGGGGTCTTCACACTCATGCCGGGCGGTGCTCCTCAAGGTAGCGGCAGATAGCAATTGTCAAGAGAGCGCAGCTCGAGGCGCCCGGATCAACGTGGCCGATCGAACGCTCTCCAAGGTAGGCTGCTCGGCCGCGCATGGCCTTCATGGCGGCGGTGAAGCCTGCGGAAAGCTCCGCCCGACGCACGATATCGGTCAATGGCGAGCGGTGCGCAAGCGCATCTTGCACAGGGTACAGCACGTCGAGCAGGGTCTTATCTCCGGCGTGCGAACGTCCGCGACGGGCAACAGCATCA
This genomic stretch from Rhizobium favelukesii harbors:
- a CDS encoding HPr family phosphocarrier protein; the encoded protein is MSGGLRKENREAEQVHASCQTEVEVKHGVGLHARPSVTFTRLAKSFPCSIEVAVNGSDVWLNGKSIIKIMGARIRKGSMLKIRADGILAEEAIRALKDLIERNFDEEKKHGRTA
- a CDS encoding dihydroxyacetone kinase subunit DhaK, which gives rise to MKKFINTAETMVAESLEGFVRAHEEFVVFGVDRKFIRRRHMVPGKVAIISGGGAGHEPMHIGFVGRGMLDAACVGHIFTSPTPSQIVSAIEEADTGAGCLLVVKNYDGDVMNFEMAVEMSSSRHKIETVIISDDIETARTGDGRGRRGVAGTLIIERLLGAAAERGMTLSELKGLGDGLAPRIRSMGVALTGVTVPHTQRTTFALGPSEMEVGVGIHGEPGHSREPFSNADNIVRHLSNTILNDIARTADKALLFVNGLGGTPPAELYLAYNAAHRFMVDHGLRIERSLVGTYATSLDMQGLSVTLAFLSDEEFALWDSPVATAALRWGC
- the dhaM gene encoding dihydroxyacetone kinase phosphoryl donor subunit DhaM, translated to MSVKTPNVGIVIVSHSPLVAQGTADMVRQMVGDSVPLAWSGGNSRGELGTDAGGILTAIEEAWSEAGVAVFVDLGGAETNSEMAIEMLGLPRAKLISICNAPVVEGAVIAAAEASGGASLAKVVATAEELSP
- a CDS encoding putative PEP-binding protein; this encodes MAAPLRLQATSASPGVASGPAYIAEQPAAAALSQSAVSGHAELAAAIETATEELQNLATGTDAEGGDIIDFQLEVLRDPTIAEMAGVRIDAGENVVFAWVGTLDGYIRELESAEEDQLRARAVDILDIKNRVLAALTGTPVKDFPAGSIYVGKDMEPSRFLAHDWSAGGGIALYAGSAAGHVALLARSRSVPMVIGAGRFVTAGGQHIRVDGDAGVIVLQKGKEGAAPIRPELPVSSTVPTDNGMLQTSDGAQILLSINLNALEEIDGIAPTTAAGIGLMRSEFAVASLADAANEEKQLAIYRRVLDWADGRSVTIRMLDVGGDKPLPGLAASPALRGIRLLLARPEITRVQVRALLRAAIFGHLRVMLPMVTFPSEVDDMRQIFREEAAELARRGVPHRLPSIGMMVEVPAAAFMLEQFEGADFFSFGTNDLAQYLAASTREDADFAAHREKTAPAVLRLLAYAVKLAGSKPLSICGDMAGDPRWTAELLAAGIRHFSMAPAQLPAIRSAIVGLNAGGTKAAGE
- a CDS encoding ABC transporter permease — protein: MSEDASGMRQSIVPLRLRGRDPAVAIAFACILLLLLGGSIYSSNFLSPDYLLQQLKVASFLGVIATGMMMVILLGQIDLSVPWTVTAGAMMACAATAYGTSGSFLAIPFGIACGAAIGFVNGLAVAYLRIPSMIITLATNAVVQGLMVVYTGGFSPQDSATPAMRFLATGHTIPSVPNGVLVWLAVGILAVFLLTRTTFGRSLYAIGNRERAAYMSGIDTRRIALLAFVISGSLSALGGVLLAGYASKASQSMGDAYLLPSIAAVVLGGTHVLGGKGSYLGTVAGVILITLLQSILSVMQIEEAGRQLIYGVVIIGMLLLYGRQKPN